A window of Veillonellales bacterium contains these coding sequences:
- the pxpB gene encoding 5-oxoprolinase subunit PxpB — protein sequence MKGVKMLSAGEQGLVVEFGSVINAEVNTRVHQITQLIKTKLAGEIIEVVPTYRSLLIYFDPLLIKRSDLIQHIESLLSEVSGFVEKKSQGMIVSIPVCYGGEYGPDLEFVASYNGLTVEEVIHIHTATPYLVYMIGFTPGFPYLGGMSDRIATPRLKQPRTAIPAGSVGIAGSQTGLYPIQSPGGWRLIGRTPIRAFNPESPKPFLFEAGNYLQFVSISAEEYVIIQRKVELGTYIPMAESVDGGVKSCD from the coding sequence ATGAAGGGTGTAAAAATGTTATCTGCAGGAGAACAAGGATTGGTGGTTGAATTTGGCAGTGTTATTAATGCCGAGGTAAATACCCGAGTCCATCAGATAACGCAACTGATTAAAACAAAGCTGGCTGGGGAAATCATTGAAGTAGTGCCAACTTATCGTTCGTTGTTGATTTATTTTGATCCATTATTGATTAAACGGTCCGATTTAATCCAGCACATTGAGAGCTTACTGTCCGAAGTGAGCGGTTTTGTCGAAAAGAAGTCCCAAGGTATGATTGTTTCTATTCCGGTGTGTTATGGTGGCGAATATGGGCCTGATTTGGAGTTTGTCGCTTCATATAATGGTTTGACTGTTGAGGAAGTGATTCATATCCATACGGCTACTCCCTATCTTGTCTATATGATTGGATTTACTCCCGGGTTTCCTTATTTGGGAGGAATGTCGGATCGTATTGCCACGCCGCGGCTGAAACAACCGCGAACCGCCATCCCTGCGGGATCAGTTGGCATTGCTGGCAGCCAGACAGGCCTTTATCCGATTCAAAGTCCCGGCGGGTGGCGTTTAATTGGGCGGACTCCGATTCGGGCTTTTAATCCGGAGTCCCCTAAACCGTTTTTGTTCGAAGCCGGGAATTACTTGCAGTTTGTTTCAATTTCTGCCGAAGAATATGTAATAATTCAACGTAAGGTTGAACTTGGCACCTATATTCCGATGGCAGAAAGCGTAGATGGAGGTGTAAAAAGTTGTGATTAA
- a CDS encoding 5-oxoprolinase subunit PxpA → MARIDLNCDMGESFGVYKLGCDEEAMPYVTSINVACGFHASDPSNMLKTIRLAKKYGAAIGAHPSFPDLVGFGRRVMAASPEEIKADVIYQVGALAGLCRAEGLKLQHVKAHGALYNLAGKDPKVATAIAEAILAVDPELYMLCLANSAMVTAAKNVGVKYVEEAFADRAYTSQGALVPRKQEGAVIHDVNAVAERVLEIVANKSVTTISGEILPLCPQTVCVHGDTPGAVTMIKTIRTKLEQRGVRLEAFGQ, encoded by the coding sequence ATGGCGAGAATTGATTTGAATTGTGATATGGGAGAAAGTTTCGGTGTCTACAAATTGGGTTGCGATGAAGAGGCTATGCCTTATGTAACGTCGATTAATGTGGCTTGCGGCTTCCATGCGTCAGACCCCAGTAACATGTTAAAAACGATCCGGTTGGCTAAGAAATACGGCGCAGCCATTGGCGCACATCCGTCATTTCCTGATTTGGTCGGGTTCGGACGCCGGGTTATGGCTGCGTCACCTGAAGAAATCAAGGCGGATGTTATTTATCAAGTCGGCGCCTTGGCGGGGCTTTGCCGGGCGGAAGGACTCAAACTGCAGCACGTAAAAGCCCATGGAGCACTGTATAATTTGGCGGGAAAAGATCCCAAAGTGGCAACGGCCATTGCCGAAGCGATTCTTGCTGTTGATCCGGAGTTGTATATGTTGTGCCTAGCGAATTCCGCCATGGTTACTGCGGCAAAAAACGTGGGTGTAAAATATGTGGAGGAAGCTTTTGCCGATCGGGCCTATACCAGTCAGGGAGCATTGGTTCCCCGCAAGCAGGAGGGTGCGGTGATTCATGATGTGAATGCGGTGGCGGAAAGGGTGCTGGAAATAGTCGCCAATAAAAGCGTGACGACTATTTCCGGGGAAATTCTGCCCCTTTGTCCCCAGACTGTTTGTGTACACGGCGATACTCCCGGCGCAGTCACGATGATCAAAACAATTCGGACTAAATTGGAGCAGCGAGGGGTTCGATTGGAAGCTTTTGGACAATAA
- a CDS encoding LysR family transcriptional regulator, with protein sequence MDILHLTYFIEVARHGSFTKAAQALHVSQPSISKMIKNLEDELGVPLFYRTSKQVRLTDAGMAIFSRAQQTIDSLRSLTADLADIIQVRKGHIKIGIPPMVETFFPKAIGAFKKQYPEIELELYEAGSKKVESAVADGTLDTGVVMLPIKRQEELNLLSFIKDPVMVIVHSDNPLAEKNAVSIKELQAEPLILFREDFALHDHILDKFAESGFKPKIVCESSQWDFMVNIVEAKLGIAFLPRIVCSKLGSHSIKSLELQETISPWHLAIAWKKNTYLSFAAKQWLLYVSKLFGVPLELPYDSAKKSGGQQ encoded by the coding sequence ATTTAACCTACTTTATTGAGGTTGCCCGTCATGGGAGTTTCACCAAGGCAGCCCAAGCTTTGCATGTATCCCAGCCATCCATCAGCAAGATGATCAAGAATCTGGAGGATGAATTAGGGGTTCCTTTATTTTATCGCACATCGAAGCAAGTGAGGCTTACCGACGCTGGCATGGCTATTTTTTCCAGGGCTCAGCAGACGATTGATTCTTTACGAAGTTTAACTGCTGATCTGGCGGATATCATTCAGGTGCGAAAAGGACACATTAAGATTGGTATTCCGCCGATGGTGGAAACTTTTTTCCCCAAAGCGATCGGTGCGTTTAAAAAACAATATCCGGAAATTGAGCTTGAATTATATGAGGCCGGTTCAAAGAAGGTCGAAAGTGCCGTTGCTGACGGCACGCTGGATACCGGCGTGGTCATGCTGCCGATTAAGCGGCAGGAGGAGTTAAACTTGCTTTCTTTCATCAAAGATCCGGTGATGGTGATTGTTCATTCGGATAATCCGCTGGCGGAAAAGAATGCGGTAAGTATCAAGGAACTTCAAGCTGAGCCGCTCATCTTATTTCGGGAGGATTTTGCCCTGCATGATCACATTCTGGATAAGTTTGCCGAAAGCGGGTTTAAGCCGAAAATTGTTTGTGAAAGTTCTCAGTGGGATTTTATGGTCAATATCGTTGAGGCTAAGCTGGGTATTGCCTTTCTGCCCAGGATTGTTTGCAGCAAACTGGGTTCCCATAGCATCAAGTCACTGGAACTGCAGGAAACCATCAGCCCCTGGCATTTGGCGATTGCGTGGAAAAAGAATACCTACCTGTCTTTTGCCGCCAAACAGTGGTTGTTGTATGTCAGCAAGTTGTTTGGCGTTCCCTTGGAATTGCCGTACGACAGCGCAAAAAAAAGCGGCGGCCAGCAATGA
- a CDS encoding biotin-dependent carboxyltransferase family protein has translation MIKVMKPGLFTTLQDRGRWGYQAYGMPVAGVMDRYASRMANLLAGNAADAAVVEMTLLGAVFQFTQEAWVSICGADMEATLNDQPVNNWSGFFVAAGSELAFRYAVSGCRNYLAVQGGFDVPVVMGSRSTYTRAGIGGLCGRSFKAGDILKVLQTSAGEVSKTKKLASAFIPRYESALRLRVLLGPQEELFTPEGIAALFDNGYVISSDADRMGYRLEGPKIQHAGNPDIVSDALAEGAIQVPGHGMPIVMMADRQTTGGYAKIGTVIGPDLMRLAQAKPGDTVRFVRCSEEEALAALRQEQEQYEQAAAWVAKPAVGSTAARRFVVKIDGQIYNVAIEEEK, from the coding sequence GTGATTAAAGTGATGAAGCCGGGACTTTTTACTACCCTTCAGGACCGGGGACGTTGGGGATACCAGGCGTATGGAATGCCGGTTGCCGGAGTGATGGATCGATATGCCAGTCGAATGGCTAATTTACTGGCGGGCAATGCTGCTGATGCTGCAGTTGTGGAAATGACGCTGCTGGGGGCTGTTTTTCAATTTACACAGGAGGCCTGGGTATCTATTTGTGGCGCTGATATGGAGGCGACACTGAATGATCAACCGGTAAATAATTGGTCCGGCTTTTTTGTTGCCGCGGGCAGCGAATTGGCTTTCCGTTATGCTGTAAGCGGTTGCCGCAACTATCTGGCTGTACAGGGCGGATTTGATGTTCCGGTCGTGATGGGCAGCCGATCAACGTATACCCGTGCCGGTATTGGCGGGTTATGCGGCAGAAGCTTCAAAGCCGGAGATATTTTAAAGGTACTGCAAACCTCTGCCGGCGAGGTGAGTAAGACTAAAAAATTAGCGTCGGCTTTTATTCCGCGGTATGAGTCTGCATTGCGGCTTAGAGTCCTGTTAGGTCCGCAGGAAGAATTATTTACCCCGGAAGGGATTGCTGCTTTGTTTGATAATGGTTATGTGATTTCCAGTGATGCCGACCGGATGGGTTATCGTCTGGAAGGTCCGAAGATTCAACATGCCGGCAATCCGGATATTGTTTCCGATGCATTGGCTGAAGGAGCGATTCAGGTTCCGGGACACGGTATGCCGATCGTTATGATGGCAGACCGGCAAACTACCGGCGGTTATGCGAAAATTGGCACTGTTATCGGGCCGGATTTAATGCGATTGGCTCAGGCAAAGCCCGGCGACACAGTCCGTTTTGTCCGGTGCTCCGAGGAGGAAGCATTGGCGGCTTTGCGGCAAGAGCAGGAGCAATATGAACAAGCGGCTGCATGGGTTGCCAAACCGGCGGTCGGATCAACCGCTGCCAGACGATTTGTGGTTAAAATTGACGGACAAATTTATAATGTGGCGATAGAGGAGGAAAAATAA